In Leptotrichia sp. oral taxon 215 str. W9775, a single genomic region encodes these proteins:
- the rho gene encoding transcription termination factor Rho — translation MKEILNTNVTNLKKMAKEYNIPNFSVMTKYDLVNAVLIEKGKEIGKTYGYGKLDIMGEGSFGFLRETTIGPDVYVSISQIKRFFLRNEDVVFGELRVPIGTERNYGILKVLLVNGDLPDKSLERPFFDDLIPSYPDKKINLGSGEISSRIIDLISPIGKGQRGLIVAPPKAGKTVLLSTLANDIIKYNPEIDVWILLIDERPEEVTDIKENVKEAEVYAATFDENPNVHTQVTENVLEMAKREVERGKDILILMDSLTRLARSYNITIPSSGKLISGGIDPNALYYPKRFLGAARNIKNGGSLTIIATALIETGSKMDDVIFEEFKGTGNMEIILSRALEQLRIFPAMDVLKSGTRREELLIPKDKLEKIWRLRRELNQMSEVEGLKRLIELIRSYKNNEELLEDLYSKTPAKK, via the coding sequence ATAAAAGAAATACTGAATACAAATGTCACAAATCTGAAAAAAATGGCTAAGGAATACAATATTCCTAACTTTTCCGTAATGACAAAGTATGACCTTGTAAATGCAGTGCTTATTGAGAAAGGTAAGGAAATTGGAAAAACTTACGGATATGGAAAACTTGACATAATGGGGGAAGGAAGCTTTGGATTCCTTAGGGAAACAACTATCGGACCGGATGTATATGTTTCAATATCACAGATAAAGAGATTTTTTCTTAGAAATGAAGATGTAGTATTTGGAGAACTGAGGGTTCCAATAGGGACAGAAAGAAACTATGGTATATTAAAAGTATTGCTTGTAAATGGGGATTTACCTGATAAATCATTGGAACGTCCGTTCTTTGATGATTTGATTCCTTCATATCCTGATAAGAAAATAAATCTTGGAAGCGGAGAAATTTCATCAAGAATAATAGATCTTATTTCGCCAATTGGAAAAGGACAGAGAGGACTTATTGTTGCTCCTCCTAAAGCAGGGAAAACAGTATTACTGTCAACTCTGGCAAATGACATAATAAAATACAATCCTGAAATTGATGTGTGGATTTTACTTATAGATGAAAGACCGGAAGAAGTTACTGACATAAAGGAAAATGTAAAGGAAGCGGAAGTTTATGCCGCAACATTCGATGAAAATCCCAATGTCCACACCCAAGTTACAGAAAATGTACTGGAAATGGCAAAAAGGGAAGTGGAACGTGGGAAGGATATATTAATTCTGATGGACAGTCTTACCAGACTTGCCAGATCCTATAACATTACAATCCCTTCAAGCGGTAAGCTGATATCAGGAGGAATAGATCCGAACGCTTTATATTATCCAAAAAGATTTTTAGGGGCAGCGAGAAACATAAAGAATGGTGGAAGTTTGACTATAATTGCCACAGCACTTATTGAAACTGGAAGTAAAATGGATGATGTAATTTTTGAGGAATTTAAAGGAACAGGAAATATGGAAATTATTTTAAGCAGGGCATTGGAACAGCTTAGAATATTCCCGGCAATGGATGTACTGAAAAGTGGAACAAGAAGGGAAGAACTTTTAATTCCTAAAGATAAGCTTGAAAAAATATGGCGTCTCAGAAGGGAACTGAACCAGATGTCAGAAGTTGAAGGGCTGAAAAGACTTATTGAACTTATAAGAAGTTACAAAAACAATGAAGAACTGCTGGAAGATCTGTATTCTAAAACTCCGGCTAAAAAATAA
- the miaB gene encoding tRNA (N6-isopentenyl adenosine(37)-C2)-methylthiotransferase MiaB, whose amino-acid sequence MSKKATVITYGCQMNVNESAKMKQILQTMGYEIVDDIDDSDLVFLNTCTVREGAAVKVYGKLGDLKRLKEKKNGKMIIGVTGCLAQEVRDEFIKKTPYVDLVLGNQNIGRIPDIIERLEKGEDVHVVMVEDEDELPQRVDADFGDDIVASISITYGCNNYCTFCIVPYVRGMERSVPLHEIVQDVKKYTEKGYKEILFLGQNVNSYGSDLADETDNFAKLLRESAKIEGDFWIKYVSPHPKDFTDEVIEAIADNSKIARMLHLPLQSGSTKILNAMNRGYTKEEFITLAKKIKEKIPDIGLTTDIIVGFPGETDEDFQDTMDVVNEVGFENAFMFMYSKRSGTPAATMEEQVDEQVKSERLQQLMRLQNYKAKEESQKYLGKTVKVLVEGPSRKNPEMLTGRTSTHKIVLFKSDRTDLKGKFVHTRIYEAKTWTLYGELEE is encoded by the coding sequence GTGAGTAAAAAAGCAACAGTTATAACTTATGGATGTCAGATGAATGTCAATGAAAGTGCTAAAATGAAACAGATTCTGCAGACAATGGGTTATGAAATAGTAGATGACATAGATGATTCTGATCTGGTATTTCTGAATACATGTACAGTAAGGGAAGGTGCCGCTGTAAAAGTGTACGGAAAACTGGGGGATCTTAAAAGGCTTAAGGAAAAAAAGAATGGTAAGATGATTATAGGAGTAACAGGTTGTCTTGCCCAGGAAGTAAGAGACGAGTTTATAAAGAAAACTCCTTATGTCGATTTAGTCCTCGGTAATCAGAATATAGGAAGAATACCGGATATAATTGAAAGGCTTGAAAAAGGTGAAGATGTACACGTAGTTATGGTTGAAGATGAAGATGAATTACCTCAGAGGGTGGATGCTGATTTTGGTGATGATATAGTAGCTTCAATTTCAATAACATATGGATGTAATAATTACTGTACCTTCTGCATAGTGCCTTATGTAAGGGGAATGGAAAGATCTGTTCCGTTACATGAGATAGTTCAGGATGTAAAGAAATATACGGAAAAGGGATACAAGGAAATACTGTTTTTAGGACAGAATGTCAACTCATACGGTAGCGACCTGGCAGATGAAACAGATAATTTTGCAAAACTGCTTAGGGAAAGTGCCAAAATAGAAGGGGATTTCTGGATAAAATATGTTTCCCCACATCCTAAAGATTTCACAGATGAAGTAATAGAAGCAATAGCAGACAATTCTAAAATAGCAAGAATGTTACACTTACCACTTCAATCAGGTTCGACTAAAATATTGAATGCAATGAACAGAGGTTACACAAAGGAAGAATTCATAACTCTGGCAAAGAAAATTAAAGAAAAAATACCCGATATAGGTCTGACAACTGATATAATTGTAGGATTCCCAGGAGAAACGGATGAGGATTTTCAGGATACAATGGATGTAGTAAATGAAGTAGGTTTTGAAAATGCTTTTATGTTTATGTATTCCAAGAGAAGCGGTACTCCAGCTGCAACAATGGAAGAACAGGTGGATGAACAGGTGAAAAGTGAAAGGCTTCAGCAGTTAATGCGTCTTCAAAATTATAAGGCAAAGGAGGAAAGCCAGAAATATTTAGGGAAGACGGTAAAAGTACTTGTAGAGGGGCCAAGCAGAAAAAACCCTGAAATGCTGACTGGAAGAACGTCAACTCATAAAATCGTACTGTTTAAAAGTGACAGGACAGATTTAAAAGGGAAATTCGTGCATACAAGAATATATGAAGCAAAAACATGGACATTATACGGAGAATTGGAGGAATAA
- the fabG gene encoding 3-oxoacyl-ACP reductase FabG: MLKGKIALVTGGARGIGKEIVLKYAENGATVISGDLIDADYTHENVTHVKLNVTDRENIKELAAMVKEKYGRLDVLVNNAGITRDSLLQRMKEDDWDLLIDINLKGVYNMMQGFVSLLLKSKGASVINMASVVGVDGNAGQTNYAASKGGVIAMAKTWAKEFGKKNLRSNAIAPGFIKTDMTHVLPEKLVESVLENTPLKKMGDAEDVADAALFLASDMSKFITGQVLRVDGGLNL, translated from the coding sequence ATGTTAAAAGGAAAAATAGCTTTGGTAACAGGTGGGGCAAGAGGAATTGGAAAAGAAATAGTTTTAAAATATGCTGAAAACGGAGCTACAGTTATTTCAGGAGACTTAATAGATGCTGATTATACTCATGAAAATGTTACACATGTAAAACTGAATGTAACTGATAGGGAAAACATAAAGGAACTTGCCGCAATGGTAAAGGAAAAGTACGGAAGACTTGACGTATTAGTAAACAACGCAGGAATCACAAGAGATTCTTTACTTCAAAGAATGAAGGAAGATGACTGGGATTTATTAATTGATATAAATTTAAAAGGTGTTTATAATATGATGCAAGGTTTTGTTTCTTTACTTCTTAAAAGTAAAGGGGCAAGTGTTATTAACATGGCTTCAGTTGTAGGAGTTGATGGTAATGCAGGACAGACAAACTATGCAGCTTCAAAAGGTGGAGTTATAGCAATGGCTAAAACTTGGGCAAAGGAATTTGGGAAAAAGAACCTGAGATCTAATGCAATAGCACCTGGATTTATTAAAACTGATATGACACATGTACTGCCTGAAAAACTTGTGGAATCTGTTTTAGAAAACACACCTCTTAAGAAAATGGGAGATGCGGAAGATGTAGCTGATGCGGCATTATTCCTTGCAAGTGATATGTCTAAATTTATAACAGGTCAGGTATTAAGAGTAGACGGAGGATTAAATTTATAA
- a CDS encoding viroplasmin family protein gives MKKSKIYAYYLLDSQESGIFYTWNECEQKVKGKKARYKSFKSEKEAQEWLKSGAEYEKKEKKNENLFLELEKDGIYFDAGTGRGEGVEVRLTDYDGNSLLYEILEASKINKYGNYKLSDGRTNNFGELTGLFAALKYAKKNNIKVICGDSNLVIEYWSKGRYNSDGLEKDTVELIKKVALLRTEFEKNGGTVKKISGDVNPADLGFHK, from the coding sequence TTGAAAAAAAGCAAGATATATGCCTACTATCTTTTGGACAGTCAGGAAAGCGGTATATTTTATACTTGGAATGAATGTGAACAGAAGGTAAAGGGGAAAAAAGCCAGATACAAGTCGTTTAAGAGTGAGAAGGAAGCTCAGGAATGGCTGAAATCAGGTGCAGAGTATGAAAAGAAAGAAAAGAAAAATGAAAACTTATTTTTGGAGCTTGAAAAGGATGGGATTTACTTTGACGCCGGAACCGGAAGAGGTGAAGGAGTTGAAGTAAGACTGACAGATTATGACGGTAATTCATTATTATATGAAATACTTGAAGCTTCAAAAATAAACAAATACGGTAACTACAAGTTATCTGACGGAAGAACAAATAATTTTGGTGAACTTACAGGATTGTTTGCGGCATTGAAATATGCAAAAAAAAATAATATAAAGGTCATTTGTGGAGACAGCAACCTCGTCATAGAATACTGGTCAAAAGGAAGATATAATTCGGACGGGCTGGAAAAGGATACGGTGGAGCTGATAAAAAAAGTGGCCCTGCTTAGAACAGAATTTGAAAAAAATGGTGGAACAGTAAAAAAAATTTCAGGAGATGTAAATCCGGCAGATTTAGGATTTCATAAATAA
- a CDS encoding septal ring lytic transglycosylase RlpA family protein, producing MKKTVFFCIGLTISASLFAATGSNTKKTSKAKATVTKTASTKKSASTSKNANAKKETKDKKNTETKKNTGSKTESKKGTVNSKNSKSNTTKNKDTSGKETKKGTVSTKNSKSTKETKTVSTRSRKTETSKPKRTTSVAASSSWEETKNAAEMTVEKEKASQGSVMVTNLNTIYQNEEENLNVNSKNKAVADTFEKVIEEREKYTHFQTGMASYYGGSWHGKKTANGEIFNENSLTAAHKTLPFGTKVKVTNLDNGKSVVVRINNRGPYSKGRVIDLSKAAFSKIASTSKGVTRVKLEVAK from the coding sequence ATGAAAAAAACAGTGTTTTTTTGCATAGGACTGACAATATCTGCTTCTTTATTCGCAGCAACAGGGTCAAATACTAAAAAAACATCGAAGGCGAAGGCGACTGTTACAAAAACAGCTTCTACAAAAAAGTCTGCTTCAACTTCAAAAAATGCGAATGCTAAAAAGGAAACGAAGGATAAGAAAAATACCGAAACTAAAAAAAATACAGGTTCTAAAACAGAATCAAAAAAAGGTACAGTCAATAGTAAAAATTCTAAAAGTAACACTACAAAAAATAAAGATACATCAGGTAAAGAAACTAAAAAAGGTACAGTAAGTACAAAGAATAGTAAAAGTACAAAGGAAACAAAAACAGTGTCTACAAGAAGTAGAAAAACTGAAACATCTAAACCAAAAAGAACTACCAGTGTAGCGGCATCGTCTTCATGGGAAGAAACGAAAAACGCTGCAGAAATGACAGTGGAAAAAGAAAAAGCAAGTCAGGGATCCGTTATGGTTACAAACTTGAATACAATATATCAGAACGAGGAAGAAAATCTGAATGTAAATTCAAAAAATAAGGCAGTGGCGGATACATTTGAAAAGGTAATTGAAGAACGTGAGAAGTATACGCATTTTCAGACTGGAATGGCTTCATATTATGGAGGAAGCTGGCATGGAAAGAAAACTGCAAATGGTGAAATCTTCAATGAAAACAGCCTGACTGCGGCGCATAAGACATTACCTTTCGGAACAAAGGTAAAAGTTACTAATCTGGATAACGGTAAATCAGTTGTAGTAAGAATCAACAACAGAGGACCTTATTCAAAAGGGAGGGTAATAGACTTAAGTAAGGCGGCATTTTCAAAAATAGCAAGTACAAGTAAAGGTGTTACAAGAGTAAAACTGGAAGTTGCAAAATAA